The Spirosoma oryzicola genome has a window encoding:
- a CDS encoding FAD-dependent oxidoreductase, whose translation MVLQDKQIAIIGAGPVGLTMAKLLQQQGIKVTVYERDKDAQARVWGGTLDLHKSSGQRAMEKAGLLEQYFALARPMGRTLADERGRLLFSKKPTPENQYNNPEINRNDLRKMLLDSLASDTVVWNSKLTGLNEHNGSWLLQFENESQATADFVIVANGGMSNVREKVTDSKVEDTGTYFIQGEVLDPEINCLPFFQLSGGNILMSSYQGNLLVANPDNDGALTYNVIFATPAGWTNDNKVNFQNKDSVRSFLSERFADWDERYHQLFQATSTFWGLPTRKLPLDKPWKENRSLPITLIGDAAHLMPPFAGQGVNTGLLDALILSDNLTSGDYQTVQAAIDDYEQKMKVYATAAQHDSTMNELEMRHPDFSFQKFVKS comes from the coding sequence ATGGTACTTCAAGATAAACAGATAGCCATTATCGGTGCAGGCCCCGTCGGTCTGACAATGGCGAAATTACTACAACAGCAAGGTATTAAGGTGACGGTTTACGAAAGAGATAAGGACGCACAAGCGCGAGTTTGGGGCGGTACGCTTGACCTGCATAAATCTTCCGGCCAGAGAGCGATGGAAAAAGCAGGGTTGCTCGAACAGTACTTCGCCTTAGCCAGACCAATGGGCAGAACCCTAGCCGATGAGCGAGGCCGGTTATTGTTCTCTAAGAAACCCACACCCGAAAACCAGTATAATAACCCTGAAATTAACAGGAACGATTTACGGAAAATGCTGCTGGATAGCTTAGCCAGTGACACCGTTGTCTGGAACAGTAAACTGACAGGACTCAACGAGCACAACGGAAGCTGGCTCCTGCAATTTGAAAACGAAAGTCAGGCGACAGCTGATTTTGTCATTGTGGCGAATGGGGGAATGTCTAACGTACGAGAAAAGGTCACCGACAGTAAAGTCGAAGATACCGGAACCTATTTTATCCAGGGAGAGGTACTTGACCCTGAAATCAACTGTCTTCCTTTCTTCCAGTTATCCGGTGGCAATATCCTGATGAGTTCTTACCAAGGCAATTTGTTGGTGGCAAATCCCGACAACGACGGGGCCCTGACCTATAATGTCATTTTTGCGACACCAGCCGGGTGGACCAATGACAATAAAGTCAACTTCCAGAACAAGGATAGCGTTCGTTCATTTCTCTCCGAACGATTCGCCGATTGGGACGAACGCTACCACCAATTATTTCAGGCTACTTCTACTTTTTGGGGGTTACCGACCAGAAAACTACCCTTGGATAAACCCTGGAAAGAGAATCGTTCGTTACCCATAACGCTCATTGGAGATGCCGCTCATTTGATGCCGCCCTTTGCGGGTCAGGGCGTTAACACAGGCCTCCTGGATGCATTGATTTTATCCGATAACCTGACTAGCGGAGACTATCAAACTGTGCAGGCTGCTATTGACGATTATGAGCAAAAAATGAAGGTTTACGCAACAGCGGCCCAGCATGACTCAACGATGAACGAACTAGAGATGCGTCATCCTGACTTCTCGTTTCAAAAATTCGTTAAAAGCTAA
- a CDS encoding helix-turn-helix transcriptional regulator: MVRDDWQTIPLVLQTFARVVGAEIKNRRLVIPEKFGSGYCAGYVFNAHIRMLILNYELKEDLLLQNPEVNAAGRMILFKFQNVIPKPTTATTGKETPSVLIATSSMNTDVVIPIHTNTSTINIEVDTYYLKELVDVSDESPVLQSLLANAQPLLFEEMIFPSLQGIIDELLTESVDEMFQLFFLKIKAEELICRLLMALKKRDEKQLYSINGLDSQAIYRVKAQILERLETPPVINELAVSARMSPSKLKRLFKQIFGNSLFSYYQDFRMREAARLLKEEKLSVSEVGYRLGFTNLSHFSRIFNEHIGRNPKQYSRTK, from the coding sequence ATGGTCAGAGACGATTGGCAAACTATTCCACTGGTTTTACAAACGTTTGCTCGTGTAGTAGGGGCAGAAATAAAAAACCGAAGACTGGTTATTCCCGAAAAGTTTGGTAGCGGTTATTGCGCCGGATATGTTTTTAATGCGCATATCCGAATGCTGATCCTGAATTATGAACTCAAGGAAGATCTGCTGCTCCAAAACCCGGAGGTTAACGCAGCTGGGCGCATGATTCTCTTTAAGTTTCAGAACGTAATTCCCAAACCAACTACCGCAACAACGGGTAAGGAAACCCCTTCTGTTTTAATTGCGACCAGTAGTATGAATACTGACGTTGTTATACCGATCCATACCAATACGTCGACGATCAATATAGAAGTAGATACGTATTATTTGAAGGAATTGGTAGATGTGTCAGACGAATCGCCGGTTTTGCAAAGCCTGCTTGCCAACGCACAACCGTTGCTGTTTGAAGAAATGATCTTTCCGTCTTTACAGGGTATCATAGACGAACTGTTGACTGAATCAGTTGACGAAATGTTCCAACTGTTTTTTCTGAAAATAAAGGCGGAGGAGCTGATTTGCCGATTGTTGATGGCGTTGAAAAAGCGCGACGAAAAGCAGCTTTATTCCATAAACGGTTTGGATAGCCAAGCCATTTACCGTGTGAAAGCGCAAATACTGGAACGCCTGGAAACTCCGCCGGTGATTAATGAATTGGCCGTTAGCGCCCGGATGAGTCCATCCAAGTTGAAACGGTTATTCAAGCAAATCTTCGGCAATAGCCTTTTCAGTTATTACCAGGATTTCAGAATGAGAGAAGCGGCTCGCCTATTAAAAGAGGAAAAACTATCCGTTTCGGAGGTAGGTTATCGACTCGGCTTTACCAATCTAAGCCATTTTTCGAGGATCTTCAACGAGCACATTGGAAGAAATCCGAAACAGTATAGCCGCACTAAATAG
- a CDS encoding NIPSNAP family protein, whose amino-acid sequence MKRRSFVKASLLTGSVSSFVNPLSQSIAPSDAHQSQSPEFYELRIYSLKNGKQLTILNNYWQQAAIPALNRLGSKNIGVFTEYLPQGFTKLAVVIPFNSMDDYLKVSDQLAKDSAYQQAGADYLNAEATAPAYERIESSLLKALADMPRLEVPPKKQRLFELRRYESHNETAGKKKIEMFNQGGEIAIFKRVGLTPVFFGETLIGPMRPNLTYMLTFDDMAEHDQNWRTFGGDPEWKKISSMPEYADAKIISNINRTFLVPTAYSQI is encoded by the coding sequence ATGAAAAGACGTTCATTCGTTAAAGCCTCTCTTTTAACCGGTTCAGTATCAAGTTTCGTTAATCCGCTGAGTCAATCAATAGCTCCTTCAGACGCTCACCAAAGTCAAAGCCCAGAGTTTTACGAGCTTCGGATCTACAGTTTGAAAAATGGGAAACAACTGACTATTCTAAACAATTACTGGCAACAGGCCGCCATTCCAGCGCTCAATCGGTTGGGCAGTAAAAACATTGGTGTATTTACCGAATATCTTCCGCAGGGGTTTACCAAGCTGGCGGTGGTTATTCCGTTCAACTCAATGGACGATTATTTAAAAGTATCGGATCAGCTGGCCAAGGATAGCGCCTACCAGCAAGCCGGTGCAGATTACCTGAATGCGGAAGCAACGGCACCAGCGTATGAGCGCATCGAAAGTTCGCTGCTGAAAGCGTTGGCGGATATGCCCCGGCTGGAAGTTCCCCCTAAAAAGCAGCGCCTGTTTGAATTACGTCGGTACGAAAGTCATAACGAAACCGCCGGCAAGAAAAAGATCGAGATGTTTAACCAGGGTGGGGAGATTGCCATCTTCAAACGAGTTGGGTTAACTCCCGTCTTTTTTGGCGAAACGCTGATTGGCCCAATGCGCCCTAATCTGACATACATGCTAACGTTCGACGACATGGCGGAGCATGACCAGAACTGGCGAACGTTTGGTGGCGACCCAGAGTGGAAAAAGATCAGCTCAATGCCGGAGTATGCGGACGCTAAAATTATATCCAATATCAACCGTACCTTTCTGGTACCCACTGCCTACTCGCAGATTTGA
- a CDS encoding SCO family protein produces the protein MKPIFLAAGLFLSLSSCHLTDEKLPYMGESETVTKIVDGKKVTEREYPAIPAFSFVNQDGKAITQDDFKDKIYVTDFFFVTCPTICPIMKKNMLTVYEAYKDSHDVRILSHTIDPDHDTPTALKQYANDMGVVGNMWQFVTGDREKIYDIGENHYLVTATKDSTAPGGYIHSGAFVLIDKEKHIRGMYDGTTLEGTQKLIRDIDVLRREYE, from the coding sequence ATGAAACCAATCTTTCTTGCCGCGGGCTTATTCCTTTCTCTGAGTAGTTGCCACCTGACCGACGAAAAACTGCCGTATATGGGGGAGTCCGAAACTGTGACCAAAATCGTCGATGGTAAAAAAGTTACGGAGCGAGAGTACCCCGCCATTCCGGCCTTCTCATTCGTTAACCAGGATGGGAAAGCCATAACCCAGGACGATTTTAAGGACAAAATCTACGTAACCGATTTCTTTTTCGTGACCTGTCCGACCATCTGCCCGATCATGAAAAAAAACATGCTGACTGTTTATGAAGCCTACAAGGATAGTCACGACGTACGCATCTTATCGCACACCATCGATCCCGATCACGATACGCCTACGGCGTTGAAGCAATACGCCAACGACATGGGCGTCGTGGGAAACATGTGGCAGTTTGTGACGGGCGACCGCGAGAAAATTTACGACATTGGCGAGAATCACTATCTGGTGACGGCTACCAAGGATTCTACAGCTCCGGGAGGCTACATACACAGTGGAGCGTTCGTGCTGATCGACAAGGAAAAGCACATCCGGGGTATGTATGATGGCACCACGCTGGAAGGTACTCAGAAGTTGATCCGGGACATTGACGTGCTTCGGCGGGAGTATGAGTAA
- a CDS encoding PepSY-associated TM helix domain-containing protein codes for MKLTRRLFTIHSWLGLITGIFLILLGLSGSVLVFRHELDRLANHDLLTVKPSRPLYERSLTRCYQTITARYPNLDGIAWMNPNAGPTDAYDFRLYLNDARLFTYDLGLISLNPYTNTILREGKSSDFSPSFIEWLLQFHFSFQLGVPGAALAALFGLTMLGSLLTGVVVYRKIIWKVLCFRVRINRKNWRTLSSDLHRVVGVWSLLLNAIIFFTGFWMNLFAFEAKTWKTEQIPTHLNTTMVLSADALLQKARQLMPDLKPSYVYLPTQPERKFRVNGPLEGQWALWGTGNLVSLDQQTGKLIQLRRLAALPIGDRLEATFFPLHVGNYGGLPVKVLYALIGLTPGLLAITGFLLWWRRVRKAVPNASRKYVLVKST; via the coding sequence ATGAAGCTAACGCGTCGTTTATTTACTATTCATAGCTGGCTGGGGCTAATCACGGGCATTTTCCTAATTCTATTAGGGCTGAGTGGGTCGGTGCTGGTCTTCCGACACGAACTGGATCGACTAGCCAATCATGATTTGTTGACGGTAAAGCCATCTCGTCCGCTTTATGAACGCTCGTTGACCAGATGCTACCAGACGATTACTGCCCGTTACCCTAATTTGGATGGTATTGCCTGGATGAATCCGAATGCTGGTCCTACGGATGCTTACGATTTCCGGTTATACCTGAATGACGCTCGCCTATTCACGTACGATTTGGGACTTATTTCGTTGAATCCGTACACGAATACTATTCTGCGCGAAGGTAAATCGAGTGATTTCAGCCCTAGCTTCATTGAATGGCTATTGCAGTTTCATTTCAGCTTTCAATTGGGTGTACCCGGTGCGGCTTTGGCGGCTTTGTTTGGATTGACTATGTTAGGCTCACTGTTGACAGGCGTGGTTGTTTACCGAAAGATAATCTGGAAAGTACTGTGTTTTCGGGTGCGGATTAATAGAAAAAACTGGCGTACCCTTAGCTCTGATTTACACCGGGTCGTCGGCGTCTGGTCGCTGCTGCTGAATGCGATTATTTTCTTTACTGGGTTCTGGATGAACCTGTTTGCGTTCGAAGCGAAAACCTGGAAAACCGAGCAAATACCTACGCATCTGAATACAACAATGGTATTATCGGCTGATGCTCTACTTCAAAAGGCCAGGCAATTAATGCCCGATTTAAAGCCCTCGTACGTTTATTTGCCGACTCAGCCCGAGCGAAAATTTCGGGTCAATGGTCCGTTGGAAGGTCAATGGGCTTTGTGGGGAACGGGCAACTTGGTCAGTCTTGATCAGCAAACGGGTAAGCTGATTCAGCTTCGTCGCTTAGCAGCGCTTCCTATTGGTGATCGCCTTGAAGCTACATTTTTTCCTTTGCATGTAGGCAACTATGGTGGCTTACCGGTAAAAGTGCTGTACGCACTTATTGGCTTGACGCCCGGATTACTGGCTATTACCGGCTTTCTGCTTTGGTGGCGTCGTGTCCGAAAAGCTGTTCCGAATGCGTCCCGGAAATATGTTTTGGTTAAATCAACCTAA
- a CDS encoding Lrp/AsnC family transcriptional regulator encodes MEKLDDIDEQLLKLLGENSKQTIKELADRVNLSHTPVFERVKRLESNGYIKKYIALIDAEKLGYGLIVFCNIKLKQHDKRIGHEFVTDILRLDEVVECYNISGDFDFLLKVYAKDMKHYQDFVFNKLGSVTSIGSTHSTFVMSENKNTYNVNF; translated from the coding sequence ATGGAAAAACTAGACGATATAGACGAGCAGTTACTCAAACTTCTGGGAGAAAATTCGAAACAGACTATAAAAGAATTGGCGGATCGGGTAAATCTGTCTCATACGCCGGTTTTTGAACGGGTAAAGCGTTTGGAGTCTAATGGCTACATCAAGAAATACATCGCTTTGATTGATGCCGAAAAGCTGGGCTACGGATTAATCGTTTTTTGTAATATCAAGCTTAAGCAGCATGATAAACGCATTGGACATGAGTTTGTAACTGACATTCTTAGGCTGGACGAAGTAGTTGAATGCTACAATATCTCCGGGGATTTCGACTTTCTTTTAAAGGTGTATGCCAAAGACATGAAACACTACCAGGACTTTGTCTTTAATAAATTGGGTTCGGTAACCAGTATCGGGAGCACCCACAGTACGTTTGTGATGAGCGAGAATAAGAACACATATAACGTTAATTTTTAA
- the metE gene encoding 5-methyltetrahydropteroyltriglutamate--homocysteine S-methyltransferase: MLTQNLGYPRIGGQRQLKKASEQYWAGKIDLTELNRVAQTIKEENWQTQLGAGIDLIPCNDFSFYDQTLDTSLLLGVIPPRYRPVLSEVAHNQEIDLYFAMARGYQKDGLDITAMEMTKWLDTNYHYIVPEFTADQEFRIFNEHVFTEYTNARQLLGQKAKPVLVGPVSYLLLGKEKQEGFDRVELINKLVPIYVEIINRLGQLGAEWIQLDEPYLALDLSKKEKEAFEFAYRQIASQVSDVKLMVATYFDALLDNTALAVSLPITALHVDLVRAPEQLDEVLTLIPDPLILSLGIVDGRNVWKNDYEKSLKLINKAVEKLGKNRVIIAPSCSLLHSPIDLDGETALDPEIKNWMAFAKQKLNEVSELGQIVDGNQTLLEANKKAIQSRHASHKVHKQAVKDRVAAITDAQRTSAFPIRQQIQRERFNLPAFPTTTIGSFPQTDEIRQLRAKLKKGELTVEQYEQSIEQATIDAIRWQEAIGIDVLVHGEFERNDMVEYFGEQLEGFLFTKNGWVQSYGSRCVKPPVIFGDVSRPNDMTVRWSQFAAAQTDKPMKGMLTGPVTILQWSFVRDDQPREVTTNQIALAIHDEVQALEAAGIGIIQIDEAAIREGLPLRKAKRPYYLNWAVKAFRITANGVDDQTQIHTHMCYSEFNDIIEHIAAMDADVITIETSRSQMELLHAFAHFDYPNEIGPGVYDIHSPRVPSTDEMTALLSKAADLLPAHNLWVNPDCGLKTRKWPETREALTNMVAAAKQAREQINTEIIR, translated from the coding sequence ATGCTGACACAAAACCTGGGCTACCCTCGGATTGGTGGACAACGACAACTCAAAAAAGCCAGCGAACAGTATTGGGCAGGCAAGATCGACCTGACGGAATTAAATCGGGTTGCTCAGACGATCAAAGAAGAAAACTGGCAAACGCAGCTGGGTGCTGGTATTGATCTAATTCCGTGTAATGATTTTAGTTTTTACGATCAGACGCTGGATACAAGCCTGCTGCTGGGCGTTATCCCTCCGCGTTACAGACCTGTGCTGTCCGAAGTTGCCCATAACCAGGAAATCGATCTTTATTTCGCGATGGCCCGGGGCTACCAGAAGGATGGTCTGGATATTACGGCGATGGAAATGACCAAATGGCTGGATACAAACTACCATTACATTGTGCCGGAGTTTACCGCCGATCAGGAGTTTCGCATTTTTAACGAACATGTATTCACCGAATACACGAACGCCAGGCAACTGCTCGGTCAAAAGGCCAAGCCGGTATTGGTTGGTCCAGTCAGTTATCTGCTCTTGGGTAAAGAAAAACAAGAAGGCTTCGACCGCGTTGAGTTGATCAACAAACTGGTTCCAATATACGTCGAGATCATCAATCGGCTCGGACAACTAGGTGCCGAATGGATTCAGCTGGATGAGCCCTACTTAGCCCTCGATTTGTCGAAGAAAGAGAAAGAAGCGTTTGAATTTGCCTATCGACAGATTGCTAGTCAGGTAAGTGACGTCAAACTCATGGTCGCTACTTATTTCGACGCTTTGCTGGACAATACCGCATTGGCTGTCAGCTTACCCATCACGGCGTTGCACGTTGATCTGGTTCGCGCTCCCGAGCAGTTGGATGAAGTGCTTACCTTAATTCCCGATCCGCTTATACTCTCTCTGGGTATTGTGGACGGACGAAATGTCTGGAAGAACGATTACGAAAAATCGCTGAAGCTGATCAACAAGGCTGTTGAGAAACTAGGAAAGAACCGCGTGATCATTGCGCCATCCTGCTCGCTGCTACACAGCCCAATCGATCTGGATGGAGAAACCGCGCTTGATCCAGAAATCAAAAACTGGATGGCCTTTGCGAAACAAAAACTAAATGAAGTAAGTGAACTGGGGCAGATCGTTGACGGAAACCAGACGTTGTTGGAGGCCAATAAAAAAGCAATCCAAAGCCGACACGCTTCACATAAAGTACACAAGCAAGCGGTTAAAGATCGGGTGGCAGCCATCACGGATGCCCAACGAACCAGCGCTTTCCCGATTCGTCAGCAGATCCAGCGTGAACGTTTCAACCTACCAGCCTTTCCAACTACAACGATTGGTTCTTTCCCGCAAACGGATGAAATTCGTCAGTTACGGGCTAAACTAAAAAAGGGAGAGTTAACGGTTGAGCAATACGAACAATCGATTGAGCAGGCGACCATCGACGCGATTCGTTGGCAGGAAGCAATCGGTATCGATGTACTGGTCCACGGCGAGTTTGAGCGGAATGATATGGTTGAGTATTTCGGTGAGCAACTCGAAGGGTTCCTCTTTACCAAAAACGGGTGGGTACAAAGCTATGGCAGCCGTTGCGTCAAACCGCCCGTAATTTTCGGAGATGTCAGCCGTCCGAATGACATGACCGTACGTTGGAGCCAATTTGCGGCTGCCCAGACCGACAAACCCATGAAAGGTATGCTGACCGGCCCGGTAACGATCCTGCAATGGTCTTTTGTCCGTGACGATCAGCCCCGCGAGGTAACTACCAACCAGATCGCGCTGGCGATCCATGACGAAGTTCAGGCGCTGGAAGCGGCTGGTATCGGCATCATCCAGATCGATGAAGCCGCGATTCGAGAAGGACTGCCATTGCGCAAAGCCAAGCGCCCGTACTACCTGAATTGGGCCGTGAAAGCCTTTCGGATAACGGCCAATGGCGTTGACGATCAAACGCAGATTCATACTCATATGTGTTACAGCGAGTTTAATGATATTATTGAACATATTGCCGCTATGGATGCAGATGTAATCACGATTGAGACTTCCCGTTCCCAAATGGAATTGCTCCATGCGTTTGCTCATTTTGACTATCCAAACGAAATCGGACCCGGTGTCTACGATATTCACTCGCCACGAGTTCCGAGTACGGACGAAATGACTGCTTTGCTATCCAAGGCCGCAGATCTGTTGCCAGCGCACAACTTGTGGGTGAACCCGGATTGTGGACTAAAGACTCGAAAATGGCCGGAAACCAGGGAGGCTTTAACAAACATGGTAGCAGCCGCCAAGCAGGCACGAGAGCAAATCAATACAGAAATCATACGGTAA
- a CDS encoding methylenetetrahydrofolate reductase encodes MFLEKIKSGQSGVLLYGITPPKTSTLPERVAEIAQKTIDRLAVLDIDGLVVYDVQDESARTTEERPFPFINALDPLSFASTYLGELRVPKIIYRPAGKFSPEELSNWLEDLHQQKFYPVFVGVPAPDFPVKTSLSAAYQIWSKHQETSVIGAVTIPERHQVLHDEDVRILDKMSCGVSYFISQCVFNLDYAKQIIDDLAHRCRQQAVHPPTLIFTLTACGSAKTLQFMEWLGIHVPLELQEELKKSDDILQKSVKVCLDIASALTDYCTEHAIPFGFNIESVAIRKAEIEASIYMTNEIGQLLKEKGIRKPLATSRSETVDDTQVYSKIESL; translated from the coding sequence ATGTTTCTCGAAAAGATCAAATCCGGTCAGTCAGGTGTGTTACTGTACGGCATTACGCCCCCCAAAACGAGCACGCTCCCTGAACGCGTCGCTGAGATTGCCCAAAAAACAATTGACCGACTGGCTGTCCTGGACATTGATGGGCTTGTCGTTTATGACGTACAGGATGAGTCGGCTCGCACTACAGAAGAACGGCCCTTTCCTTTTATCAACGCGCTGGACCCGCTTAGCTTTGCTTCTACCTATTTGGGGGAGTTACGGGTTCCAAAAATAATCTACCGTCCAGCCGGTAAGTTCAGCCCCGAGGAGCTATCTAATTGGCTGGAAGACCTTCACCAACAGAAATTCTATCCAGTTTTTGTCGGCGTGCCCGCTCCGGATTTTCCAGTAAAAACCAGTCTGTCGGCAGCATACCAGATATGGAGTAAGCACCAGGAAACCTCCGTCATTGGCGCTGTAACCATTCCCGAACGGCATCAGGTGCTACACGATGAAGATGTCAGAATACTGGATAAAATGAGTTGTGGCGTATCGTACTTCATTTCCCAATGTGTTTTCAATCTTGACTACGCCAAACAGATAATTGACGATCTGGCTCACCGTTGCCGTCAACAGGCTGTCCATCCCCCAACCCTAATTTTCACGCTTACTGCTTGTGGTTCGGCCAAAACGCTACAGTTTATGGAGTGGCTGGGGATTCACGTACCACTCGAATTGCAGGAAGAGTTGAAGAAATCAGATGATATTCTTCAGAAATCGGTAAAGGTGTGTCTTGATATTGCATCAGCGCTGACCGATTACTGCACAGAACATGCCATCCCTTTCGGTTTTAATATCGAAAGTGTTGCTATTCGCAAAGCAGAGATCGAAGCATCGATTTACATGACCAATGAGATCGGTCAACTGCTAAAGGAAAAAGGTATCAGAAAGCCGTTAGCAACTAGCCGTTCGGAAACTGTAGACGATACGCAGGTTTACAGCAAAATCGAGAGTTTATAA
- a CDS encoding response regulator transcription factor, which yields MTSDFLAHLLVVEDELKVATFIKKGLQTQSYSVEVAATGEEAKTLLGKSHFDLIILDVNLPDTTGLELAEYIRNKPSQVPILMLTALDTIADKLLGFEAGADDYLAKPFDFMELLARIKVLLRRSTTVQEPGRILRVADLELDLHERVARRNGQTIELTAREYALLEYLMRNAGRVVSRVDIAEQVWDIGFETGTNVIDVYVSYLRAKIDKDSPSKLIHTLIGMGYVLKEK from the coding sequence ATGACATCAGATTTCCTTGCCCATTTGCTGGTCGTTGAAGATGAATTGAAAGTAGCAACGTTCATCAAAAAAGGCCTTCAAACCCAGTCCTATTCTGTTGAAGTGGCTGCGACGGGTGAGGAAGCCAAAACCCTGTTGGGCAAATCGCACTTTGATCTGATTATTCTGGACGTTAATCTGCCCGATACGACGGGACTCGAACTGGCCGAATACATCCGTAATAAGCCTAGCCAAGTGCCTATTCTCATGCTGACCGCCCTCGATACCATCGCCGATAAGCTGCTGGGTTTTGAGGCTGGGGCTGACGACTACCTGGCCAAACCATTTGACTTTATGGAATTGCTGGCCCGGATAAAAGTGCTGTTGCGCCGGTCAACAACGGTCCAGGAGCCGGGTCGTATCCTGCGTGTGGCTGATCTGGAGCTTGATCTGCACGAACGAGTAGCGCGACGAAATGGGCAAACCATCGAACTAACCGCCCGAGAATATGCTCTGTTGGAGTATCTGATGCGAAATGCCGGACGAGTCGTTTCCAGGGTCGATATTGCCGAGCAGGTTTGGGATATCGGCTTTGAGACGGGTACAAACGTGATCGATGTGTACGTCAGTTACTTACGCGCTAAAATCGACAAAGATTCACCTTCCAAGCTTATTCATACCTTAATTGGAATGGGCTACGTGTTAAAAGAAAAATGA
- a CDS encoding HAMP domain-containing sensor histidine kinase — translation MSLRTRLTLLFTAIVSLLLALFCGFLYQLAEGYRERQFQERLRAEASTAGQLLLSQERIDPALYKVLDKNHLTVLPEEEIIIYNSRNRLVYESGTDYLTITPNHLHQIRQDRQVAWRESNRQIVGILFTNHQLPFVIVASAVDSYGQRTVANLGQLLGLGWCVMIGLTGLAGWFFAGRMLRPISQINQQIDNITVSNLSLRLSEGSHRDEINQLAQRFNRMLNRLEEAFRLQRSFVSSASHELRTPLTAITGQVEVALLADDEPEELRATLRSILEDVRGLNRMVNGLLSLANASVDISTVPMGLVQLDTLLDQIRLELKRIQPEYTIDLRIDSPNMPVSPATWQLKGNETLLRTAILNLLDNGGKFSPDHTVQVQLSRRGSTICVTVHNTGPVIDQDQQTLIFNPFQRGRNAGSQPGHGIGLALTERIIRLHQGQIQVDSSAEAGTTFTVILPH, via the coding sequence ATGAGCCTGCGCACCCGACTGACCCTGCTATTTACGGCTATTGTTTCTCTTTTGCTGGCCCTGTTCTGCGGATTTCTGTATCAACTGGCGGAAGGCTATCGGGAGCGCCAATTTCAGGAGCGCCTGCGGGCGGAAGCTTCAACCGCAGGTCAGCTGTTACTGAGCCAGGAACGAATAGATCCGGCCCTGTACAAAGTACTGGACAAGAATCACCTGACCGTATTGCCCGAGGAAGAAATCATTATCTATAATTCACGCAATCGGCTGGTGTACGAAAGTGGAACGGATTACCTTACGATTACACCTAATCACCTCCATCAGATCCGGCAGGACCGGCAGGTAGCCTGGCGGGAGTCAAATCGGCAGATTGTGGGTATCTTATTTACCAACCACCAGCTGCCGTTTGTCATTGTTGCCTCCGCAGTCGATAGCTATGGACAGCGCACCGTAGCAAATTTAGGTCAACTGCTTGGACTGGGCTGGTGTGTTATGATCGGCCTAACCGGGTTAGCTGGCTGGTTTTTTGCCGGACGCATGCTTAGGCCCATTAGTCAGATTAATCAGCAAATTGACAACATCACCGTTTCCAATCTTTCACTACGTTTATCGGAAGGGTCTCACCGGGATGAAATAAACCAGTTGGCCCAGCGATTCAACCGAATGCTGAATCGGCTTGAAGAAGCGTTCCGATTACAGCGTTCATTCGTGTCAAGTGCTTCTCACGAGCTACGAACACCCCTGACGGCTATTACGGGACAGGTAGAAGTAGCGTTACTGGCGGACGATGAACCGGAAGAACTACGCGCGACCCTTCGTTCCATTCTGGAGGATGTGCGCGGCTTAAATCGAATGGTGAACGGGTTGCTGTCGCTGGCCAACGCCAGTGTGGATATTTCGACCGTACCGATGGGTTTGGTGCAACTGGATACCTTACTGGATCAGATTCGCCTGGAGTTGAAACGGATTCAACCGGAATACACAATCGATCTACGCATCGACTCTCCGAACATGCCAGTCTCCCCAGCAACGTGGCAACTCAAAGGCAATGAAACCTTGCTGCGAACAGCCATTCTTAATTTGCTGGATAATGGAGGAAAGTTTTCGCCGGATCATACGGTGCAGGTGCAGCTATCCAGGCGGGGATCAACGATTTGCGTGACGGTTCATAATACCGGTCCCGTTATCGACCAGGATCAACAAACCCTCATTTTTAATCCTTTTCAACGGGGACGTAATGCCGGTAGTCAGCCTGGGCATGGCATCGGCCTGGCGCTTACAGAGCGTATTATTCGACTTCATCAGGGCCAGATCCAGGTTGACTCATCGGCCGAAGCAGGCACGACCTTTACGGTTATTTTACCTCACTAA